Proteins from one Falco cherrug isolate bFalChe1 chromosome 7, bFalChe1.pri, whole genome shotgun sequence genomic window:
- the EHF gene encoding ETS homologous factor gives MILEGAGRMSINSGSNLLHQQPSWTDGYSTCNVSSSFYGTQWHEIHPQYWTKFQVWEWLQHLLDTNQLDANCIPFQEFDINGEHLCSMSLQEFTQAAGTAGQLLYSNLQHLKWNGQCGSDMYQSHNVIVKTEQTDPSLMVSWKEENYLYDSGYGSTVELLDSKTFCRAQISMTTPSHQPPDSSDVKKSQDHAPKSHTKKHNPRGTHLWEFIRDILLNPEKNPGLIKWEDRSEGVFRFLKSEAVAQLWGKKKNNSSMTYEKLSRAMRYYYKREILERVDGRRLVYKFGKNARGWRENEN, from the exons ATGATTTTGGAAGGAGCTGGCAGAATGAGTATCAATTCCGGCAGCAATCTACTCCATCAGCAGCCTTCCTGGACAGACGGATATTCCACATGTAATG tgtccAGCAGCTTCTATGGAACCCAGTGGCACGAAATACACCCGCAGTACTGGACTAAATTTCAAGTCTGGGAGTGGCTGCAGCATCTTCTTGATACCAACCAACTGGATGCCAATTGCATACCTTTCCAGGAGTTTGATATCAACGGGGAACATCTGTGCAGCATGAGCCTGCAGGAATTCACTCaggcagctgggacagcagggCAACTGCTTTACAGCAACCTTCAACACCTAAAATGGAACG GCCAGTGTGGAAGTGACATGTACCAATCTCATAATGTCATCGTGAAGACAGAGCAAACAG ATCCGTCACTAATGGTGTCCTGGAAAGAGGAGAATTACCTATATGACAGTGGCTATGGTAGCACAGTAG AGCTATTAGACAGTAAAACATTCTGTCGTGCTCAGATTTCCATGACGACACCTAGTCACCAGCCTCCTG attCTTCAGATGTGAAAAAATCGCAAGATCATGCCCCAAAGTCCCACACCAAGAAGCACA aCCCTCGAGGAACTCATCTTTGGGAATTTATTCGAGATATTCTTCTCAATCCTGAGAAAAATCCAGGATTAATCAAGTGGGAAGACCGGTCAGAAGGTGTCTTCAGATTCTTAAAATCCGAAGCTGTGGCTCAgctctggggaaagaagaaaaacaacagcagcatgACTTACGAGAAACTCAGCCGGGCTATGAG ataCTATTATAAAAGAGAAATCCTGGAGCGTGTGGATGGTCGGAGATTAGTATATAAATTTGGAAAGAATGCCCGTGGCTggagagaaaatgagaattaa